In one window of Arachis ipaensis cultivar K30076 chromosome B06, Araip1.1, whole genome shotgun sequence DNA:
- the LOC107605245 gene encoding serine carboxypeptidase-like 42, producing MSRSRSRSRCWLVGILILVVRVLGGNGYPSEDLVVNLPGQPKVDFNQYAGYVDIDSNHGRSLFYYFVEAAFHPHNKPLTLWLNGGPGCSSIGGGAFTELGPFFPKGDGRGLRRNSKSWNKASNLLFVESPAGVGWSYSNTTSDYNAGDASTANDMYLFMLKWYEKFPSYRSRELFLTGESYAGHYIPQLTNALLDHNARSTGFKFNIKGVAIGNPLLRLDRDIPATYEYFWSHGMISDEVGLAIMNDCDFDDYVYENPHNVSHSCTNAIREANSIVGDYINEYDVILDVCYPSIVEQELRLKKMATKISVGVDVCMSFERRFYFNLPEVQKALHANRTKLPYSWSMCSQVLNYSETDGNINILPILKRIVQNHIPIWIFSGDQDSVVPLLGSRMLIRELAHELHLKVTVPYGAWFHKGQVGGWVTEYGNSLTFATVRGAAHMVPYSQPSRALHLFTSFLRATRLPNTTGPSILH from the exons ATGAGTAGAAGTAGAAGCAGAAGCAGGTGTTGGTTAGTTGGGATCTTGATCTTGGTAGTGAGAGTGTTGGGAGGAAATGGGTACCCATCTGAGGATCTGGTGGTCAACCTTCCTGGACAACCCAAAGTTGACTTCAACCAATATGCTGGCTATGTTGATATTGATTCCAACCATGGAAGAAGCCTCTTCTACTATTTTGTTGAAGCTGCTTTTCATCCTCACAATAAGCCCCTCACTCTTTGGCTCAATGGAG GTCCAGGGTGTTCTTCCATTGGAGGAGGTGCATTTACTGAATTGGGACCCTTTTTTCCTAAAGGAGATGGACGTGGTCTAAGAAGAAATTCTAAGTCATGGAACAAAG CATCCAACCTTCTGTTTGTGGAGTCTCCTGCTGGAGTTGGTTGGTCATACTCAAATACAACTTCAGATTATAATGCTGGGGATGCGTCCACCG CCAATGATATGTATTTGTTCATGCTGAAATGGTACGAGAAGTTCCCATCATACAGATCAAGAGAGCTGTTCCTCACAGGAGAAAGCTATGCAG GACACTACATACCACAGTTAACTAATGCTCTACTGGATCATAATGCTCGTTCAACTGGTTTCAAATTCAACATTAAAGGGGTTGCT ATTGGAAACCCACTTCTAAGACTTGATCGCGATATACCAGCAACATACGAATACTTTTGGTCCCATGGAATGATTTCTGATGAAGTTGGACTTGCTATTATGAATGATTGCGACTTCGATGATTATGTGTATGAAAATCCTCACAATGTTTCTCATTCATGCACCAACGCCATACGCGAAGCGAATAGTATAGTGGGAGATTATATAAATGAATATGATGTGATTCTTGATGTTTGTTATCCATCCATTGTGGAACAAGAGTTGAGATTGAAAAAAATG GCTACGAAAATAAGTGTAGGTGTTGATGTCTGTATGAGTTTCGAAAGGCGATTTTACTTCAACCTTCCTGAGGTTCAGAAGGCCCTCCATGCGAATCGCACCAAACTTCCTTATAGCTGGTCCATGTGTAGTCA AGTTCTAAACTATAGTGAAACTGATGGTAACATCAACATCCTTCCAATTCTCAAAAGGATAGTTCAAAACCATATCCCAATATGGATTTTCAG TGGCGACCAAGATTCGGTTGTGCCGTTGTTGGGATCTCGAATGCTAATTCGTGAGCTAGCTCACGAATTACACCTGAAGGTTACAGTTCCTTATGGAGCTTGGTTCCACAAAGGCCAG GTTGGAGGTTGGGTGACAGAATATGGGAATTCGTTGACTTTTGCAACTGTAAGAGGAGCTGCTCACATGGTTCCTTACTCACA